The nucleotide sequence GGTATGTGGCAAGTATTCACTGACTATGTGACTACTCGTCAAATGGGTCCATCGGCTTCAGGTTTACGCCTTGTACTGACTTCAGCAGTGATCATTGCTGTATTTGCATATGCAATCTGGGCTATCCGGATTTTTTGGGCGAATTGATAGGAAACAATCATGGGCGCTATAACCCCTAAAGAAGACTACACAAATATTCCACATTTAACTTTCGACGCAGTGATTGTCGGTGGTGGTGGTTCAGGTATGCGTGCTTCTTACCAACTTGCTCAAGCTGGTTTGAAAGTTGCTGTACTGACTAAAGTATTCCCAACACGTTCTCATACTGTGGCTGCACAGGGTGGTATTGGTGCATCTCTTGGTAACATGCAAGAAGATAACTGGCACTATCACTTCTATGACACTGTTAAAGGTTCTGACTGGTTAGGTGACCAAGACGCAATCGAGTTCATGACTCGAGAAGCGCCACAAGTTGTATATGAACTTGAACACCTGGGTATGCCATTCGACCGTAACGCAGATGGTACAATCTACCAACGTCCATTCGGTGGTCACTCTGCAAACTACGGTGAAAAAGCAGTTCCACGTGCATGTGCTGCTGCTGACCGTACAGGTCACGCACTACTTCACACGCTGTACCAAAGCAACGTGAAAATGGGTACTCAATTCTTCGTAGAATGGATCGCGCTTGACCTGATTCGTAACGAAGCTGGTGATGTACTGGGTGTTACAGCAATTGACCAGGAAACTGGTAAAATTGCAGTATTCCAAGCAAAAGCGACATTATTCGCTACTGGTGGTGCTGGTCGTGTTTACCGTGCATCGACTAACGCTTATATCAACACTGGTGACGGTCTTGGTATGGCGGCTCGTGCTGGTATTCCACTGCAAGACATGGAATTCTGGCAATTCCACCCTACAGGTGTTGCGGGCGCAGGCGTACTATTAACTGAAGGTTGTCGTGGTGAAGGTGCGATCCTTCGTAACAAAGACGGCGAACCGTTCATGGAACGTTATGCACCGACGCTGAAAGACTTGGCTCCTCGTGACTTCGTATCACGTTCTATGGACCAAGAAATCAAAGAAGGTCGTGGTTGTGGTCCTAAAGGCGACTATATCCTGCTGGATATGACTCACCTAGGTGCTGAAACTATCATGAAACGTCTGCCATCTGTATTCGAGATTGGTAAGAAATTCGCGAACGTTGACATCACCAAAGAGCCAATTCCTGTAGTACCTACAATCCACTATCAAATGGGTGGTATTCCGACCAATATCCATGGTCAGGTTGTAGTACCAGAAGGTAACGAAACTGCTCCTCTAGTGACTCATTACGACAAAAACACAGATAGTTATACTGTGAATACTGATCGTAACTTCACTAAACCAGTGAAAGGTTTTTACGCAATTGGTGAATGTTCATGTGTATCTGTACACGGTGCAAACCGTCTGGGTACAAACTCTCTGCTTGACCTTGTTGTATTTGGTAAAGCAGCTGGTGAACATATCATTGACTACGTGACTAAACACCACGGTGATGAGTACGCGCCACTTCCTACAACTGTACTTGAGAAAACACTTGAACGTGTTCGTAAACTTGACGAATCTACTTCAGGTGAAAATGCTCAGGAAGTTGCTGACGCAATTCGTGACATCGTTCAAGATCATGCGGGTGTATTCCGTACAACTGCGCTGCTTGAAGAAGGTGTTAAACAGATTCTTGCGCTGGAACCACGTGTTCGCAACATCCACCTGAAAGACAAATCTAAAGTCTTCAACACAGCGCGTATCGAAGCACTTGAAGTTGAAAACTTGTACGAAGTAGCGAAAGCAACCCTGATTTCTGCTGCTGCCCGTAAAGAATGTCGTGG is from Acinetobacter sp. ANC 7912 and encodes:
- the sdhA gene encoding succinate dehydrogenase flavoprotein subunit, giving the protein MGAITPKEDYTNIPHLTFDAVIVGGGGSGMRASYQLAQAGLKVAVLTKVFPTRSHTVAAQGGIGASLGNMQEDNWHYHFYDTVKGSDWLGDQDAIEFMTREAPQVVYELEHLGMPFDRNADGTIYQRPFGGHSANYGEKAVPRACAAADRTGHALLHTLYQSNVKMGTQFFVEWIALDLIRNEAGDVLGVTAIDQETGKIAVFQAKATLFATGGAGRVYRASTNAYINTGDGLGMAARAGIPLQDMEFWQFHPTGVAGAGVLLTEGCRGEGAILRNKDGEPFMERYAPTLKDLAPRDFVSRSMDQEIKEGRGCGPKGDYILLDMTHLGAETIMKRLPSVFEIGKKFANVDITKEPIPVVPTIHYQMGGIPTNIHGQVVVPEGNETAPLVTHYDKNTDSYTVNTDRNFTKPVKGFYAIGECSCVSVHGANRLGTNSLLDLVVFGKAAGEHIIDYVTKHHGDEYAPLPTTVLEKTLERVRKLDESTSGENAQEVADAIRDIVQDHAGVFRTTALLEEGVKQILALEPRVRNIHLKDKSKVFNTARIEALEVENLYEVAKATLISAAARKECRGAHTVVDFELPPDHPDYPYGRRDDEWMKHTLWFSADNHLEYKPVRYKPLSVDAIPPKPRTF